In Zunongwangia profunda SM-A87, the following proteins share a genomic window:
- the lipA gene encoding lipoyl synthase produces MSTETLTPTKTTPKGKPKWLRVKLPTGKKYTELRSLVDKYDLHTICTSGSCPNMGECWSEGTATFMILGNICTRSCGFCGVKTGRPETVDWDEPEKVARSIKLMKIKHAVVTSVDRDDLKDMGSIIWAETVKAIRRMNPETTLETLIPDFQGNTRNIDRIVEVAPEVVSHNMETVRRLTREVRIQAKYDRSLEVLRYLKDQGINRTKSGIMLGLGETEEEVIQTLHDLKDANVDVVTIGQYLQPSKRHLPVKQFITPDQFKKYEAIGLDLGFRHVESSALVRSSYKAQKHIN; encoded by the coding sequence ATGAGTACAGAGACACTTACACCTACAAAAACAACACCTAAAGGAAAACCAAAATGGCTTAGAGTTAAGCTTCCTACAGGTAAAAAATATACCGAATTACGTAGTCTTGTAGACAAATACGACCTACACACTATCTGTACTTCGGGGAGTTGCCCGAATATGGGAGAATGCTGGAGCGAAGGCACTGCCACTTTTATGATTTTAGGTAATATTTGTACTCGCTCCTGCGGTTTTTGTGGTGTAAAAACCGGCAGACCGGAAACGGTAGATTGGGATGAGCCAGAAAAAGTAGCACGATCTATTAAATTAATGAAAATTAAGCATGCGGTGGTGACAAGTGTCGATCGTGATGACTTAAAAGATATGGGATCTATCATTTGGGCCGAAACGGTAAAAGCGATTCGCCGTATGAATCCTGAAACCACCCTTGAAACGCTTATCCCCGATTTCCAGGGAAATACAAGGAATATAGACCGTATCGTAGAAGTAGCTCCTGAAGTTGTTTCCCATAATATGGAAACCGTGCGTCGCTTAACCCGTGAAGTTAGAATTCAGGCAAAATACGATCGCTCCTTAGAAGTTCTACGCTATTTAAAAGATCAAGGTATTAATCGTACAAAATCGGGAATTATGCTTGGTCTTGGCGAGACAGAAGAAGAAGTTATCCAAACGCTTCACGATCTTAAAGACGCTAACGTAGATGTGGTAACCATCGGGCAATATTTACAACCCAGTAAACGCCACCTGCCTGTTAAGCAGTTTATCACTCCAGATCAATTTAAAAAATACGAAGCTATAGGTTTAGATTTAGGGTTTAGACATGTAGAAAGTAGCGCACTGGTAAGATCTTCTTACAAAGCACAAAAGCATATTAACTAA
- the gap gene encoding type I glyceraldehyde-3-phosphate dehydrogenase — MPKINLGINGFGRIGRNLFRLLIDHPQINVVAINDLADAKTLAHLLKYDSIHGIFNASISAQENKLIVNGKTITVFNENHPSTIDWKSTAVNVVVEATGKFKTRPELEKHLKGSVNKVILSVPPQDDSIKMVVLGVNDNILDGSEDIISNASCTTNNAAPMLKLIHENFQVEQAYITTVHSFTSDQSLHDQPHRDLRRSRAATQSIIPTTTGAAKALTSIFPYLNDVIGGCGIRVPVPNGSLTDMTINVSKSTSIAAVNRIFKTAAETSLKGILSYTEDPIVSKDISGNTHSCVFDAQMTSVIDGKLIKLIGWYDNEIGYSSRLIDLISTFY; from the coding sequence ATGCCTAAAATTAATCTTGGAATAAACGGTTTTGGCCGCATTGGCCGAAATTTGTTTAGATTACTTATTGATCATCCTCAAATAAATGTAGTCGCGATAAACGACCTGGCCGATGCAAAAACATTAGCACATTTATTAAAGTATGATAGCATACATGGGATTTTTAATGCTAGCATTTCTGCACAAGAAAATAAGTTAATCGTAAACGGAAAAACGATCACTGTTTTTAACGAAAATCATCCTTCTACAATCGATTGGAAGTCTACTGCAGTAAATGTAGTGGTCGAAGCTACCGGAAAGTTTAAAACGCGACCAGAACTCGAAAAGCACCTAAAAGGATCCGTAAACAAAGTAATCTTATCGGTTCCACCACAGGACGACAGCATTAAAATGGTGGTTCTAGGAGTAAATGATAATATTTTGGACGGTAGCGAAGACATTATTTCAAATGCATCCTGTACTACCAATAATGCAGCACCCATGCTAAAGCTTATTCATGAAAATTTTCAAGTTGAGCAAGCTTATATCACCACAGTACATTCGTTTACTTCAGATCAAAGTTTACATGACCAGCCACATCGGGATTTAAGACGTAGCCGTGCGGCAACACAGTCTATTATTCCTACCACAACCGGAGCTGCCAAAGCACTAACCAGTATCTTCCCTTATTTAAATGATGTTATTGGAGGCTGCGGTATTAGAGTTCCAGTACCCAACGGATCACTTACGGATATGACAATCAATGTTTCGAAATCAACTTCCATAGCAGCAGTAAACAGGATTTTCAAAACAGCGGCAGAAACTAGTTTAAAAGGCATCTTAAGTTATACTGAAGATCCCATTGTTTCTAAAGATATCTCTGGAAACACTCATTCTTGCGTTTTTGATGCTCAAATGACATCTGTAATCGATGGTAAATTAATCAAGCTTATTGGCTGGTACGATAATGAAATTGGATATTCAAGCAGGTTGATAGATTTAATTTCAACTTTCTATTAA
- a CDS encoding tetratricopeptide repeat-containing hybrid sensor histidine kinase/response regulator, which yields MDKLKLTYILLFSCFLIFSSSAQNQNREEITRQIDSLLRSAELSVNRYEFDKAKNELNRSLELAKDSNHKRYVALSSSISSKLDYIRHNYSDATTSLNRAIAIQREIMDETGLAYSYLSFSKILISQQERQRAIDYLNLSESHYKNSKEKNLQDYLALLNLQRAILFLNLDEQPNKAFLYLKEARKNLDSLSNPYEYARLHYYLAKTELSRNNFDAAIRSANISLAISEQHEFNGMIMSCYEILSQIYEYKGDSLEALQYLKLSNIERDNIFDINKKALAQDHYSKYGRDALKSEIKELSAQKEENERSLKVNKLTTILSVALITILSLLTLSLYKNNNLRARANGLLQKKNRELTLAKENAERATTAKAQFLSTITHELRTPLYAVTGLTHLLLEENPTPNQKEHLNSLKFSGEYLLSLINNILDLNKLEANKVEIINSSFDLKKRISDVLIALKNSADDKNNKIHFDFEKTIPNRLKGDPLKLSQILINLIGNSIKFTEDGNIWIKVGLLKQVKDEVLLHFEIEDNGEGISKEKQKAIFENFTQGSTQINRKFGGTGLGLSIVKNLLSLMESEISLESDLGKGSKFSFDLKFGIVEPALNTEEQQEEKPATKQDYLEGKEILVVEDNKINQMITKKIIEKNKAICRVADNGSTAIEMVREGSFNLILMDIHMPGISGIEATKEIRKFNTEIPIIALTAVTLDENLDEFYLNGFNDIIPKPYKTEEFFAKINKYLAKQESKT from the coding sequence ATGGATAAATTAAAGCTTACGTATATCCTGCTTTTTTCGTGCTTTTTAATTTTTTCATCTAGTGCCCAAAATCAGAACAGAGAAGAAATTACCCGTCAAATTGATAGCCTGCTAAGGAGTGCAGAACTTTCTGTAAACAGATATGAATTCGACAAAGCCAAAAATGAACTTAACCGATCATTAGAATTAGCCAAGGACAGTAATCATAAGAGGTATGTTGCTTTAAGCAGTAGTATATCCTCCAAACTCGATTATATTCGTCATAATTACAGTGATGCTACAACGTCACTAAATAGAGCTATCGCCATCCAAAGAGAAATTATGGATGAGACCGGTCTTGCTTACAGCTATCTTAGTTTCTCTAAAATCTTAATTTCCCAGCAAGAACGGCAGCGCGCCATCGATTATTTAAATCTATCTGAAAGTCATTATAAAAACTCTAAGGAAAAAAACCTACAGGATTACCTAGCTCTTTTAAACCTGCAACGCGCTATTTTATTTTTAAATTTAGATGAACAACCTAATAAGGCTTTTTTATATTTAAAGGAAGCCCGAAAAAATTTAGATTCCCTTTCCAATCCCTACGAGTATGCCCGGCTTCACTATTATTTAGCCAAAACAGAACTGAGTAGGAACAATTTTGATGCGGCCATTCGCTCTGCGAATATTTCTTTGGCCATTTCAGAGCAGCATGAATTTAATGGCATGATTATGAGCTGTTATGAAATTCTTAGCCAGATCTATGAATATAAAGGGGATAGTTTGGAGGCGCTGCAATATTTAAAACTTTCGAATATTGAAAGAGATAATATCTTTGATATTAATAAAAAAGCTCTGGCGCAAGATCATTATAGCAAATATGGTCGTGATGCACTTAAAAGCGAAATCAAGGAACTTTCTGCTCAAAAAGAAGAAAACGAGCGTTCTTTAAAAGTAAATAAGCTTACCACCATTTTAAGCGTGGCCCTTATCACCATTCTGTCTTTACTTACTTTATCGTTATATAAAAACAACAATCTTAGAGCCAGAGCCAATGGTTTACTACAAAAGAAAAACCGTGAACTTACTTTAGCGAAAGAAAATGCTGAAAGAGCAACTACAGCCAAGGCACAATTTTTAAGCACCATAACACACGAGCTAAGAACTCCGCTTTACGCTGTTACAGGCTTAACACACTTACTGCTAGAAGAAAATCCTACACCTAATCAAAAAGAACACCTTAATTCTTTAAAATTTTCAGGGGAATATTTGTTGAGTTTAATCAATAACATTTTAGATCTCAACAAACTTGAAGCAAACAAAGTGGAGATTATAAACTCTTCCTTCGACCTAAAAAAGAGAATTTCTGATGTATTGATAGCCCTTAAAAATTCGGCTGACGATAAGAATAATAAAATCCATTTCGACTTTGAAAAAACAATTCCAAATAGATTAAAAGGAGACCCATTAAAACTATCACAAATTTTAATCAATCTCATCGGGAACTCTATTAAGTTTACTGAAGACGGAAACATATGGATAAAAGTTGGTCTTCTAAAACAGGTTAAAGATGAAGTATTGCTCCATTTTGAAATCGAAGATAACGGCGAAGGAATTTCTAAAGAAAAGCAAAAAGCAATTTTCGAGAATTTTACCCAGGGCTCTACACAAATCAACCGCAAATTTGGGGGCACCGGCCTTGGACTTTCTATTGTTAAGAACCTACTTAGTTTAATGGAAAGTGAGATTAGTCTGGAAAGCGATTTAGGAAAAGGCTCTAAATTCTCTTTCGATTTAAAATTTGGAATTGTTGAACCGGCTTTAAACACTGAGGAGCAACAAGAAGAAAAACCGGCTACAAAACAAGATTATCTGGAAGGCAAAGAGATATTGGTGGTAGAGGATAACAAGATTAACCAGATGATCACTAAAAAAATTATAGAAAAAAATAAAGCAATTTGTAGAGTTGCCGATAATGGTAGTACCGCCATCGAAATGGTTAGAGAAGGAAGCTTCAACCTTATCCTAATGGATATTCATATGCCGGGAATTAGCGGTATTGAAGCCACAAAAGAGATTAGAAAATTTAATACTGAAATACCGATTATCGCTCTAACCGCAGTAACCTTAGATGAAAATCTTGATGAATTTTACCTTAATGGTTTTAATGATATCATTCCGAAACCTTATAAAACTGAAGAGTTCTTTGCTAAGATCAATAAGTATCTAGCCAAACAGGAATCCAAAACTTAA